The Bdellovibrionota bacterium genome includes the window TAATCTCGGTAAAGGGGACCTAATTGAATCCTAGGGGCAATTACTTAGATAGGAACCACTTTTGGTGTTGCTTGAGAGGGTAGAGACCAGACGTCTCCACCATTTTCCCGGACGCGATTTTGGTAACAAATAGTAACCGCTCGACTGTAACGGGGTGATGTCGCGTGAGATCGGGTGATATCGGAATTGGCTATCCGTTTGATGTGATTGATTTCCTAAACGTTACCAAACGGTTACGGGGCGCCGCCATTGACCCCCCGCCTCCACTATTTGCGTTCCAACCTCTCAAGATCATTGAGAGCTTTTTTCTTTTTCCCCCGTTTGGGGGACGTTGGGGGACAGCTCCCCGAGTTTTTGCCTTGCTGTCCTCCGCAGGACAATAACGTTTCCTCCCGGCGGCTTGCGTCGCCCGGATGTCCTTCGTCTGGTTCGCGTGGATCGTCGCGAACGTATGGCGAAGAACGTGAGTCGTCCGGTACGCCTTCTTGCCAGACCTGGCACAGGGAGCACATTTTCCCTTACGCTCCTTCCGGCACGCTGAACTTTACTGCGCCAACGCCTTTGCCATGGGGGTTCTGCAAGGGTAAGAACTCCTTTGATTAGGAAGGGAAAGTACGATCCTTGTTTAAACGTATTCAGGCCGGATTACGGTTCGGGCGGTTCGGCAAACTGCCTCGGCGGATCATATTCAGTTTCGGAGCCTTAGCGCTGTTGTCGTCGGTAAGCATGGTGCTGACCGTATGGTTCCGAGGGGACGACCAACGTTTCGATGAAATTGGAGTTGGGCTCGAAGAGAATGCGCGGACTTACCTGGGGGCGCTGGCGGCGTTCATGGACGAATGCAGTGCGGAGGTCCTGGAGTGGAGCCGAAGACCGGCAATTCAAGCCGCCTCGCAAGGCGTCTCATCGGCGGCCTATCCCCTGAAAGAACTGCGGAGCCGATGTCTTCCTTACACAGGTGTGGCGATTTTCTCCGACAGGGGCCGCGTATTGTCGAGCTGGGGATCGGTCTCCGACCTTCTGGGACAGGAGATCATACAAGAGCGTTGGATGCGAAACACGCCTTCGGATCAAGCTACGCTCCACTGGGTTGAATCTCGTGGGTCACTCGAACCATCTCATCTCGTTATAACTGCTCCCGTACCCGGTCCCGGAAAAACGGGCGAAAGAACGAACCCATATAATAGAGGACATTCACTCCTCGCTGCAGTCTCGGGCGGAGCGCATCTGCTAAGACTGCTGCCGCTTTTCGATGAACGAAAAGAGAATGAGAGGAAAATCACGCATTGGTCGTTGCTGGACCGCAAAGGACGGGTTCTCGCCGCATCGGGTAATACGGCGGAATGGGCGACTCTCTTTGAGAGGATGGGCGATCAGCTACGCCATACGAGCGAGGTGCATGGACATGCGATCGAGGTCATGGGCGGGGAGAAATGGATCGTCGGTTTTTCCTCGCTTGGGAACGAGCACGCTTTATTGCCGCACTGGAAACTTTCGTGGATGCGGAAGGCTTCGTCGGTTCCGTCGGTTGTTTCGAAATGGATCTATCATGCGATTGTCCTGGGCACCCTTCTTGTGCTCGTCGCTCTAGCGTGGGGATGGAGCCTCAGTGGGCGGATCGTACGGCCGATTCTTAAGCTCGTGGACGTTTCAGAATGTATTCAACGCACCGGCAGTCTTTACCCGCGAAGCGGTGAAGTCGAGGGCCATGACGAGATCGGCCTGCTAACCCGATCGTTTGACGGGATGATCGAAACGCTCACCCGAAAAACGGCAGCCTTGATACGGCGCGAGCGGGAAGTTCGTGAAGAACACAAGACGACGACGCAGCTGATTGTTTCGGGCCTCGCGCACCAGCTCAACAACCCTTTGAGCGGGATCATGGATTGCGTCGAAGAGCTGAAATCGGGCTCGCTCGATCCGGATACGTCACGCGAATATGTCGCGCTCCTGTCCAGTGGACTCGATCGAATTCATAAGATCGTCTCGCGATTA containing:
- a CDS encoding sensor histidine kinase → MFKRIQAGLRFGRFGKLPRRIIFSFGALALLSSVSMVLTVWFRGDDQRFDEIGVGLEENARTYLGALAAFMDECSAEVLEWSRRPAIQAASQGVSSAAYPLKELRSRCLPYTGVAIFSDRGRVLSSWGSVSDLLGQEIIQERWMRNTPSDQATLHWVESRGSLEPSHLVITAPVPGPGKTGERTNPYNRGHSLLAAVSGGAHLLRLLPLFDERKENERKITHWSLLDRKGRVLAASGNTAEWATLFERMGDQLRHTSEVHGHAIEVMGGEKWIVGFSSLGNEHALLPHWKLSWMRKASSVPSVVSKWIYHAIVLGTLLVLVALAWGWSLSGRIVRPILKLVDVSECIQRTGSLYPRSGEVEGHDEIGLLTRSFDGMIETLTRKTAALIRREREVREEHKTTTQLIVSGLAHQLNNPLSGIMDCVEELKSGSLDPDTSREYVALLSSGLDRIHKIVSRLSSLDLTAGEKNCITEVESAVRAVLGLRQVQIDRNSLRVDLTADAWIVVRADPSVFSDIVDNLLCNAIQASREGGSIRISVTQSDRNRVEMLVEDNGVGMGPDDVKHICEPFYSRRKGGVGLGMWTVQAYLDALGGTIEVDSAPGKGTAVRVFLPDAGNAVSGAAV